ATTTTTATTTGTATCTACAGTATTTCCAGTAATTAATGCAGATGAAAAAAGATTAGTTCTGTAAAGTCTTACTTGCGCTGATTTTAAATTATGATAGCTAAAATAATTTTCCGGATTAATATTTACAATTTCTTTAATTAGTTCTTCACTAACTAAATTTTTTCCGGGTCCGCTTTTTTCAACTGTAACATTATTGATTTTATACCGATTTCCAACATCGAAATTCATTTTTACATTTACGGAGTTTGTATAAATTGTATCAATTTCAACAATAGGTTGATCGGCTTGGGCAAGCATATAACCGTTATCTTGAAGATAGTTTAGAATTGCGTCTCTATTTTGCTCAACTTTTGAATCAGAATATTGAATCGTGCTATCAATTGTAATAAGTGAATTTATTTTTTGTAGAAAATCCGGAGAAATTTTTTCTAAACCGGAAATTTGTAGTTTATTAAAATTTGTCGGTTTATTTTCCGTTATTAAAAAAATTAAATCAGCTTTTTCCGTTCCATTTTTATCAATATTAAATTCAGCATTAATTTTGGTATTGAAAAATCCATTGGCAAAATAAAGACTCTTTAAAATATTTATATCATTTTGAATATTAAGCGAATCAAAAAATGTTGCACTTTTTCCAAAACTTGAAAAACTTGAGAAGAATTGCGAAATCCAATTGGGACTTTCTTTTGAAGTTATAATTTCTTCAAGTTCTGAAGAAGAAAAAAAATCATTTCCTTCAAAACTTATTGATGATAATTCAATTTTATTTTCACTTTGAGAAAAAATTTGGTTTTGGAGTATTGAAATTATTAGAAGTAAAATGTATGCGATGAATTTATGGTATTTCATGAAATTAATTTTTAATAGTAACTTTTGTTCCAACATTTACAACAGATAAAAGTTCATCAATATTTTCATTGCTTAATGCAATTGAGCCGTTTGTCCAATTAAACACAAAAGGTAAATTCTTAAAAATAATATTGTATTCGCCGGTTCCTTGAATTCCAATATCTGCACCTAAAATTGTTTCACTATATGAACATCCAGTTTCGTTTAATTTTTTGGCAATATTTTTAAAATCATTTTGAGAGATTATATTTTCTTTCAATGCTTCAGATGCATCTTTCAAATTAGGAAAATCTAGAAATAATTTTTTATAGTAAATATTATTAGAGTCAATTCTACAAATTAAATAATTACCAATCGGGGTTACATTATCATTTTTTGAAATTTTATTTGAATTATTATTTCTGCCAAAAACAACATTGTAACTTTTCACTAGTGTTGAATCACTTAGCAAATTTAATTTGTAGTTTTTCCTATCTACTGAAATTGTAACATTTTTTAATCCGGAAAGTTTCTTTTCTATCAGAATTTCTTCTAAAGGTTTTTCACGCAAATTTAGAATAATTCCATAAGCAACAATTCCAGAAAAGAAAAAAAGCATGCTGGCAATTATATATAAAACATTTCTCAGCATAAAAATTCTATAATGCTAAACAACTCTTATTTAGTTTATAAATATAATAAATAGGGAAGTGAAAATTTGTGCAATTAAATAAGTAAAATTGGTTTTAAAATTTTACAGTCAGATGTATTTAAAATAAAAAAAGGCTATAAAAATAGCCTTTAAAATTTGTTAAAATTTAAATCTAAACTTCCATGATTTCAGCTTCTTTGTGTTTGATCAGATCATCAATTTTCTTAATATGTTCATCGGTATATTTTTGTACATCATGTTCTGCATCACGACGTAAATCTTCAGAAAAATGTTTTTCTTTTTCAGCTTTTTTAAGATGATCATTTGCATCTCTTCTTACATTGCGGATTGCAATTTTTGCTTCTTCACCAAATTTTTTAACAAGTTTAACTAAATCGCGTCTTCTTTCTTCATTTAAAGGTGGAATAGGAACTTTGATATTTGTACCATCGCTAATTGGATTTAATCCCAAATCAGCAGAAAGAATAGCTTTATCAATATCATTAATTACACTTCTATCCCAAGGTGTGATTGATAAAGTATGAGAATCTAATACCGAAACATTTCCTACTTGATTTAAAGGAGTTTGTGTTCCGTAATAATGGACTTTTATTCCGTCTAAAAGAGCAGTAGTAGCTTTACCGGTTCTAATTTTTGCAATTTCATTACGAAAAGCTTCAATAGTTTTATCCATTTTTGATTTAGCTTCATTAATAATTTGATTATTCATATTGACCTCGCAAATTATTTTATTCTAATTTTTATTATTTACTTGTGTTCCAAGATTTTCGCCGGTTACTATCTTTAAAAGATTATCTTCTTTATTCATATTAAAAACAACAATTGGGAGCTGATTTTCTTGACACAAACTAATTGCTGTTAAATCCATAACACGAAGATTTTTATTCATAACCTCAAGATATGAAATTTCTGTAAACATTGATGCATTTGGATTTTTTTCCGGATCTGAATCATAAACTCCGTCAACTCTGGTTCCCTTCATAATAACGTCAGCTTCAATTTCAACGGCTCTCAAAGAAGCTGCAGTATCAGTACTAAAATATGGATGTCCGGTTCCGGCACCGAAAATTACAACTCTTCCTTTTTCTAAATGACGAATTGCTCGTCTTCTGATATATGGTTCAGCCATTTCATCCATTCTAATTGATGTCATTAATCGTGTGTACATTCCGTTACTTTCAAATGCATTTTGTAGAGCAAGTGCATTTATCACCGTTGCCAACATTCCCATTTGATCGCCGGTTACTCTATCAATTCCTTGTTTACCGGCATTTAAACCTCTGTAAATATTTCCGCCGCCTATCACAATTCCAACTTCAACACCTAAATCTCTAACTTTCTTAACTTCCTTAGCAAAAAAAATTAAAATATTTGGATCAATTCCGTATCCCAAATTTCCCATTAAAGATTCACCGCTGAGTTTTAAAAGTATTCTTTTGTATTTTATCATTTTCTCCTCTATAAAAAAAAAGGTCTTAAATTAAGACCTTTTAAATTAATTATTTTTTTTCATCACTCAAATGAAAACGATGAAATAGCTTTATTACAGCTTCCGAAGAATTCTTTTTATTGTATTCATTAAGAATATCGCCGACAGATTTTGTATTATCTTTTATAGAAGTTTGTTCAATTAAGCAATTTTCTTGATAGAATTTATTTAATTTCCCCTCAGCAATTTTATCAAGAATTTGTTCTGGTTTACCTTCTTTGCGTGCAACTTCTTTATAAATTTCTTTTTCCTTATTAAGTACATCTTCAGAAACTTCTTTTCTGGTTACGTATGATGGTTTCATTGCTGCAACTTGCATAGCGAAGTCTTTTGCAAGAGCAGTAATTTCAGTTTTTCCAGAATCTTTTACATTATCAACTCTAATTAAAACAGCAAGTTTAGATCCATGATGAATATAATCAACAACAGCTCCATTTTCAGAACTTTCTATCAAAAATCGTGAAACCTCAATTTTCTCACCAATTTTACCAATAATTGCAGTTAATTCTTCTTGAACTAATTTACCATCGTGTTTTAATGCTAATAATTCAGAAGTATTTTTTGGCTGATTTTGAACAATAGCATCCAACACAAAATTCGCAAAATTTACAAAATCATCACTTTTCGCAACAAAATCAGTTTCACAATTAACTTCAACAATTACAGCTTTTGATCCATTATCTAAAGACTTGGTAAGAATGATGCCTTCGTTTGCACTTCTTTCAGCTCTTTTAGCCGCAACTGCCGCACCTTTTTTTCTTAGAACTTCGATAGCTTTTTCAAAATCTCCATTTGCTTCAGTGAGTGCTTTTTTGCAATCCATCATTCCGGCGCCAGTTTTTTCTCTTAGTTCTTTCACTAATTGCGCAGTAATTTCCATAATTTATCTATCCTATTTTTATAAACAATTTCTAAATTAATTTTCTTCTTTTGCTAATCCGGCATCTTTACTTTTTATCCAGCTAAAATCTTTTTCCATTTCATCAGCAGAATCATAATAACAGCTTCTTGCAATTTCTTGTCCGTTAACAGCTTTAAGAATATAATAATGTTGATTATTTTCAGTTGTTCCGGTTGACCATCTTTTTTCATTTCCGGCATTTTTACCAATTGCATCAATTCCATTTAACATTGCTTTTTCAGAAGTATAACCCTCTGATCTTAAATAAGTTTTTCCATTTGTTCCGTTAAATCCAAAATAAAATTCATTTTTTTCATTTGTAAATTTATAAAATCCAGAATCACCTTTATAAGATTCGCAGGGAAGATATTCATCAGTTGAAGCTTCTTTTTTATCAGATACTTTTAAATCTTTTCGTTCACCTTTTTCGTTAAATTTAACTTTTCTGATTTTTGGTTTTAATGATTTTTTGTCTTCACTTGTTTCTTCTTCTTGTTTTTTCTGTTTTTCTTTTTCTGCAGCTTTTTCTGCTTTCACTTCATTGTATTTTAAACCGCCTTCAATAACAGCATCAGAGATTGCTTTTGTAATAATTTCAACTGCGCGAACTGCATCATCATTTGAAGGAATTACATAATCAATTGGATCAGGATTGCAATTTGTATCAACAATTGCAAACAAAGGAATATTTAATCTCAAAGCTTCATTTATTGCAATTGATTCCTTTTTGATATCAACAATAAAAATTGCATTTGGCATTTTTTTCATTGTTTCAACACCATCAAGAATTTTTCTGAGTTTGTCTCTTTCTCTGGATTTATATAATTGTTCTTTTTTTGTAAGTTTTTCAAAAGTACCGTCTGTTTCCATTTTATCAA
The nucleotide sequence above comes from Ignavibacteriota bacterium. Encoded proteins:
- a CDS encoding L,D-transpeptidase, coding for MLRNVLYIIASMLFFFSGIVAYGIILNLREKPLEEILIEKKLSGLKNVTISVDRKNYKLNLLSDSTLVKSYNVVFGRNNNSNKISKNDNVTPIGNYLICRIDSNNIYYKKLFLDFPNLKDASEALKENIISQNDFKNIAKKLNETGCSYSETILGADIGIQGTGEYNIIFKNLPFVFNWTNGSIALSNENIDELLSVVNVGTKVTIKN
- the frr gene encoding ribosome recycling factor, with the protein product MNNQIINEAKSKMDKTIEAFRNEIAKIRTGKATTALLDGIKVHYYGTQTPLNQVGNVSVLDSHTLSITPWDRSVINDIDKAILSADLGLNPISDGTNIKVPIPPLNEERRRDLVKLVKKFGEEAKIAIRNVRRDANDHLKKAEKEKHFSEDLRRDAEHDVQKYTDEHIKKIDDLIKHKEAEIMEV
- a CDS encoding UMP kinase, whose protein sequence is MIKYKRILLKLSGESLMGNLGYGIDPNILIFFAKEVKKVRDLGVEVGIVIGGGNIYRGLNAGKQGIDRVTGDQMGMLATVINALALQNAFESNGMYTRLMTSIRMDEMAEPYIRRRAIRHLEKGRVVIFGAGTGHPYFSTDTAASLRAVEIEADVIMKGTRVDGVYDSDPEKNPNASMFTEISYLEVMNKNLRVMDLTAISLCQENQLPIVVFNMNKEDNLLKIVTGENLGTQVNNKN
- a CDS encoding elongation factor Ts, producing MEITAQLVKELREKTGAGMMDCKKALTEANGDFEKAIEVLRKKGAAVAAKRAERSANEGIILTKSLDNGSKAVIVEVNCETDFVAKSDDFVNFANFVLDAIVQNQPKNTSELLALKHDGKLVQEELTAIIGKIGEKIEVSRFLIESSENGAVVDYIHHGSKLAVLIRVDNVKDSGKTEITALAKDFAMQVAAMKPSYVTRKEVSEDVLNKEKEIYKEVARKEGKPEQILDKIAEGKLNKFYQENCLIEQTSIKDNTKSVGDILNEYNKKNSSEAVIKLFHRFHLSDEKK
- the rpsB gene encoding 30S ribosomal protein S2, producing the protein MAKIELTKLIEAGAHFGHLTRRWNPKMRPYIFMEKNGIHIIDLKKTQVAIEEAVEKIREITSDGGTVLFVGTKKQAKGVIAQEAKRCGMNWVSERWLGGMLTNFTTIRKSIGRMQKIDKMETDGTFEKLTKKEQLYKSRERDKLRKILDGVETMKKMPNAIFIVDIKKESIAINEALRLNIPLFAIVDTNCNPDPIDYVIPSNDDAVRAVEIITKAISDAVIEGGLKYNEVKAEKAAEKEKQKKQEEETSEDKKSLKPKIRKVKFNEKGERKDLKVSDKKEASTDEYLPCESYKGDSGFYKFTNEKNEFYFGFNGTNGKTYLRSEGYTSEKAMLNGIDAIGKNAGNEKRWSTGTTENNQHYYILKAVNGQEIARSCYYDSADEMEKDFSWIKSKDAGLAKEEN